The following are encoded together in the Oscillatoria sp. FACHB-1407 genome:
- a CDS encoding AAA family ATPase gives MIALPGIAVQNKIYESSASLVYRAIREEDGEAIVVKLLKQDYPSSQELTRYKQEYQITRSLKLEGVIKTYSQQAYQHTLVIVLEDFGGESIARWMQQRPDFSPMPLPEFLRLAIALTDTLGRIHAAGIIHKDINPGNIVLNPDTGVVKIIDFGIATQFSRTTASFKSHYSLEGTLAYLSPEQTGRMNRLLDYRTDFYSLGVTFYQLLTGHLPFETTDILELVHCHIAKQPIPPHEIGGVGCRVWGVEDASSSTANAIPEAVSDIVMKMMAKDADDRYQSAWGIKADLENCLHQLESTGQIHAIQLGLQDVSEQFHIPQKLYGREAELATLLTAFDKVTGGDAESEQIDPTPHTPHPTPLMLVSGYSGVGKSALVQELYKPITAKRGYFVSGKFDQFQRNIPYSAIAQALQKLVQQLLGEPDEQLQQWRSRLLTALGSNGQIIIDVIPEVELIIDKQPPIPEVGAAEAQNRFNRVFQQFVRVFCSKEHPLVIFLDDLQWIDSATLKLIELIVLDEQTQHLFLIGAYRDNEVTPTHPLMLMLERLREQRIVPQEIVLSPLTIEPLCQLIADTLHQSTDTVCPLAQLVLHKTEGNPFFVGEFLRMLYSENLLSFDAKRLGWQWDITEIQTQAITDNVVELLLNRLRKLSKNTQQILRLAACVGAEFDLETLATVCEQTPEKVSFDLLEAIQAELIQPLSELNENLFVQEYKFLHDRVQQAAYALIDEPQKQVVHLQIGRNLLGKMLPECLSEQLFEVVDHLNHGIELVTEQSERDEIARLNLMAGRKAKGAIAYTIAQKYLTTGRKCLSDSSWKTNYDLALELHVETTEIAYLCGEFEQVEYWSEIVLQEAKTFLDSIKIYEVKIQADMAQRQPLKAIGTALQVLQQLGIRFPEQPSQSDVQLELSAITDLLSEKPIEDLINLPEMTEPETLGAMQILSSITIAARFAAPTLLPLLVSKQVNLSIRHGNTLTSPFAYATFGLVLCGVGKNIESGYQFGQLALRLLSQSKPHLLRARTLLIAHYFIVHWKKHSKESLEPLREVYQSGLETGDLESAAYGAHTYCVQSFSVGKELVKLECEMAIYSEAVCQIKQKISLSLLQIFQQSVSNLMGYSANSTRLIGKFYDEETSLPQLKADNDRIAIFSVYFSKLFLCYLFSEYAQAIENADIAEQYGIRDASTSLVPLYYLCDALARLAIYPESDVQVQLEILKKIAVEQEKMKRWADHAPMNYLHKYHLIEAEKARVLGQWFEAEDLYEQAIQGAQENEYLQEEALAYELAAKHYLARGRQKIAQTYMKEAHYCYERWGATAKVKDLETRYPQFFSQSSSIAPSIHTTAETTSNTSPIAFDLAAVMKTSQAIAREIELENLLRSLMQILIENAGAQTGYLILDNAGEWVIEAACELCEGESVCATQVLQATPVTGHLPESVVQYVIRTHEPVILNHAAHEGSFINEPYIQRNQTKSLLCLPLLNQSKLVGVLYLENQLAIGVFTPERSQLLHLLSTQAAIAIENAKLYAKLRSSESRIAQFLEAVPVGIVAVNPMGHLDYFNQRAIQLLGQGINSAIAPEQLSKVYQLYTTGTDRYYPVDKLPAIRALSGEQNSVDDIEIHQNDVAVPVEAWGTPIFDEQGHVIYAIAAFQDITERKQAEKLLADYNRTLEQQVAERTAALQASEAELRLRERELRLITDALPVCISYVDANQCYRFINRTYEDWFQCNRDDVLGKPIRELLGEESYQIAEPYINQALAGQPTTYETEIPCVFGKKYTSGFLIPDIDSDGQVRGYYGLITDISDRKRAEEASILEERNRMAREIHDTLAQSFTGILVQVGGATQVLMDDVEATQAHLDMIDELARIGLSEARRSVSALRPQLLEEGDLSSALHRLVAQMRSTTDTALIYEMQGTVYPLPAEVENNLLRIGQEALTNAIKYAYAHEIRVELVYETIQCILRIKDDGQGFGVGSIPSNGGFGLLGMSERADRIGAKLTIQSQPGQGTEIVVVIGV, from the coding sequence ATGATTGCCTTACCTGGAATTGCTGTCCAAAACAAGATCTATGAAAGCTCAGCATCGTTGGTATATCGAGCCATCCGGGAGGAGGATGGTGAGGCGATCGTTGTCAAACTCCTGAAGCAGGATTATCCTTCTTCTCAAGAATTAACGCGCTATAAACAGGAATATCAGATTACTCGCTCTCTGAAGCTAGAAGGTGTAATCAAGACTTATAGTCAGCAGGCATATCAACACACGCTCGTTATTGTTTTAGAAGATTTTGGTGGAGAATCTATCGCAAGATGGATGCAGCAACGACCAGATTTTTCTCCGATGCCATTACCTGAGTTTCTTCGGTTGGCGATCGCGCTCACAGACACCTTGGGTAGAATCCATGCGGCCGGGATTATTCACAAGGATATTAACCCAGGAAACATTGTTCTTAATCCCGATACGGGTGTTGTCAAAATCATTGATTTTGGCATTGCCACTCAATTTAGCCGCACCACTGCAAGCTTTAAGAGCCACTATAGTTTAGAAGGAACCCTTGCTTATCTCTCGCCAGAGCAAACCGGACGAATGAACCGCTTGCTCGATTACCGCACTGATTTTTACTCATTAGGTGTGACGTTTTATCAGTTGCTCACCGGACATCTGCCATTTGAAACAACTGATATTTTAGAGTTAGTGCATTGTCATATTGCGAAACAACCGATTCCGCCGCATGAGATTGGGGGTGTGGGGTGTAGGGTGTGGGGTGTGGAGGATGCGTCATCATCCACAGCTAATGCAATTCCTGAAGCGGTTTCGGATATTGTGATGAAAATGATGGCGAAGGATGCAGATGATCGCTATCAGAGTGCTTGGGGCATTAAAGCGGATTTAGAAAACTGTTTGCATCAACTTGAATCAACAGGGCAGATTCATGCCATTCAGCTAGGGCTTCAGGATGTTTCTGAGCAATTTCACATCCCCCAAAAACTCTACGGACGTGAAGCAGAACTTGCAACATTATTGACAGCATTCGACAAAGTAACAGGGGGAGACGCGGAGAGTGAACAAATTGACCCCACACCCCACACCCCACACCCCACACCCCTAATGCTAGTCTCCGGCTATTCTGGTGTTGGCAAATCTGCGTTAGTGCAAGAACTCTACAAGCCGATCACAGCAAAACGTGGCTACTTCGTTTCAGGTAAATTCGACCAATTCCAACGAAATATTCCCTACAGTGCGATCGCTCAAGCTCTGCAAAAGTTGGTACAGCAATTACTGGGTGAACCTGACGAACAGTTGCAACAGTGGCGATCGCGCCTTCTCACGGCACTCGGTAGCAATGGACAGATCATCATTGATGTCATTCCCGAAGTTGAACTGATTATTGACAAACAGCCACCCATACCAGAGGTTGGGGCAGCAGAAGCTCAGAATCGTTTTAATCGGGTTTTTCAACAATTTGTGCGCGTGTTTTGCTCAAAAGAACATCCGCTTGTAATTTTTCTGGATGATTTGCAGTGGATAGACTCTGCAACGCTCAAGTTGATTGAATTGATCGTGCTGGATGAACAAACTCAGCATCTGTTTTTGATTGGAGCTTATCGAGATAATGAAGTGACTCCAACGCATCCTCTGATGTTGATGCTGGAGCGGTTACGAGAACAAAGAATAGTTCCTCAAGAGATTGTTCTATCACCCTTAACGATTGAGCCGTTGTGTCAGTTAATTGCCGATACACTGCACCAAAGTACCGATACGGTTTGTCCTTTAGCTCAATTAGTGCTGCATAAAACGGAGGGTAATCCCTTCTTTGTTGGCGAATTTTTGCGGATGCTGTATAGCGAGAATCTGTTGTCGTTTGATGCAAAAAGATTGGGCTGGCAGTGGGATATTACTGAAATTCAAACCCAAGCCATCACTGATAATGTCGTGGAGTTGTTGTTGAATCGGTTAAGAAAACTATCTAAAAACACACAGCAAATTCTCCGATTAGCCGCTTGTGTCGGTGCTGAATTTGATTTAGAGACGTTGGCAACCGTTTGTGAGCAAACTCCTGAGAAAGTTTCTTTCGATTTACTGGAGGCGATACAAGCTGAACTGATTCAACCGCTGTCTGAGTTGAACGAAAATCTGTTCGTTCAAGAATACAAATTCTTACACGATCGCGTTCAGCAAGCTGCCTATGCCTTAATCGATGAGCCGCAGAAACAAGTGGTTCATCTGCAAATTGGTCGTAATTTGCTTGGAAAAATGTTGCCGGAGTGCCTCTCAGAGCAGCTGTTTGAGGTTGTCGATCATCTCAATCACGGAATTGAACTGGTTACTGAACAATCAGAACGTGATGAAATTGCCCGATTGAATTTGATGGCAGGTCGGAAAGCAAAAGGGGCGATCGCTTACACCATAGCGCAAAAATATTTAACCACAGGAAGAAAGTGTTTATCAGATTCTAGCTGGAAAACTAACTATGATTTGGCATTGGAATTGCATGTAGAGACAACAGAAATAGCATATTTATGTGGTGAGTTTGAGCAGGTAGAATACTGGAGTGAAATTGTTCTACAAGAGGCTAAAACGTTCCTCGATAGCATAAAAATATACGAAGTCAAAATTCAAGCTGACATGGCGCAGAGACAGCCATTGAAAGCGATTGGTACAGCACTACAGGTTTTGCAACAATTAGGAATTCGCTTTCCTGAGCAACCCAGTCAGTCAGATGTTCAGCTTGAACTCAGCGCAATCACAGATCTTCTTAGTGAGAAGCCGATCGAGGACTTAATTAACTTGCCGGAGATGACAGAGCCAGAGACATTAGGAGCGATGCAAATTCTGTCAAGCATCACGATAGCTGCTCGGTTTGCTGCACCCACTTTGCTGCCTTTACTGGTGTCTAAACAAGTTAACTTATCCATCCGGCATGGCAATACGCTGACCTCTCCCTTTGCCTATGCCACGTTTGGATTAGTTCTTTGTGGAGTAGGCAAAAACATTGAGTCTGGTTATCAGTTTGGACAATTGGCACTGAGATTATTGTCGCAGTCGAAACCTCATTTACTTAGAGCAAGGACATTGCTCATCGCACATTATTTCATCGTTCACTGGAAAAAACATAGTAAAGAATCGTTAGAACCACTGCGAGAAGTCTACCAAAGTGGGCTAGAAACAGGAGATTTAGAGTCTGCTGCCTATGGTGCTCACACTTACTGCGTTCAGTCCTTTAGCGTTGGCAAAGAACTCGTGAAGCTTGAATGCGAGATGGCAATATACAGTGAAGCAGTGTGTCAAATCAAACAGAAGATATCACTAAGCTTGCTACAAATATTTCAGCAATCTGTTTCAAATTTGATGGGATACTCAGCCAATTCAACCCGCTTAATTGGCAAATTTTATGATGAAGAAACTAGCCTGCCACAACTAAAAGCAGACAATGATAGAATCGCGATCTTTTCTGTATATTTCAGCAAGCTCTTCCTATGCTATTTATTTTCTGAATATGCTCAGGCGATTGAAAATGCAGACATAGCAGAGCAGTATGGCATTCGTGATGCATCGACATCTCTTGTTCCTTTATATTACCTCTGTGATGCTCTGGCAAGACTGGCAATATACCCTGAAAGCGATGTTCAAGTGCAGTTAGAAATCCTCAAGAAAATTGCAGTTGAGCAGGAAAAAATGAAGCGGTGGGCAGATCATGCACCCATGAATTATTTGCATAAATATCATCTAATCGAGGCAGAGAAAGCGCGAGTTTTGGGTCAGTGGTTTGAGGCAGAGGATTTGTACGAACAGGCAATTCAAGGGGCTCAAGAAAATGAGTATCTTCAAGAAGAAGCATTAGCCTATGAATTAGCTGCTAAGCATTATTTGGCACGAGGGCGGCAAAAGATAGCTCAAACCTATATGAAAGAAGCGCACTATTGCTATGAACGCTGGGGGGCAACAGCAAAAGTCAAGGATTTAGAAACGCGCTATCCACAGTTCTTTTCTCAATCGTCCAGCATTGCTCCTTCAATTCACACCACTGCTGAAACAACCTCGAATACTTCACCTATTGCTTTTGATTTAGCGGCGGTGATGAAGACGTCACAAGCGATCGCACGCGAGATTGAACTAGAAAACTTGCTCCGTTCCTTGATGCAGATCTTAATTGAAAATGCTGGCGCACAAACTGGATATTTAATTTTAGACAATGCAGGAGAATGGGTGATTGAGGCTGCCTGTGAGCTTTGCGAGGGTGAAAGTGTTTGTGCTACGCAAGTGCTGCAAGCGACCCCAGTCACAGGTCATTTACCCGAATCCGTTGTTCAATATGTGATCCGAACTCACGAACCTGTCATTCTGAACCATGCAGCGCATGAAGGCAGTTTTATCAATGAACCATACATTCAGCGCAATCAAACTAAATCGCTTCTTTGTTTACCGTTGCTCAATCAAAGTAAGCTAGTTGGCGTGCTGTATCTGGAGAATCAGTTAGCAATCGGGGTATTTACACCAGAGCGATCGCAACTTTTACATCTACTATCCACACAAGCGGCGATCGCGATCGAAAATGCCAAGCTCTATGCCAAGCTTCGTAGCAGCGAAAGCCGAATTGCTCAATTTTTAGAGGCAGTTCCAGTTGGGATTGTAGCTGTCAATCCGATGGGTCATCTGGATTACTTCAACCAACGGGCCATTCAGCTATTAGGCCAAGGAATTAATTCTGCAATTGCACCAGAACAACTGTCAAAGGTTTATCAGCTTTATACGACGGGAACGGATCGCTATTACCCAGTTGACAAATTACCAGCAATTCGAGCATTGAGCGGCGAACAGAATTCTGTTGACGATATAGAAATTCACCAAAATGACGTAGCTGTTCCTGTTGAAGCCTGGGGAACCCCGATTTTTGATGAACAGGGTCACGTGATTTATGCGATCGCCGCCTTTCAAGATATTACTGAACGCAAGCAAGCCGAGAAATTGTTAGCCGATTATAACCGTACCCTGGAACAACAGGTCGCAGAACGAACAGCAGCATTACAGGCAAGCGAAGCCGAACTGCGCCTACGAGAACGGGAATTGCGGCTGATTACAGATGCTCTCCCGGTTTGTATCAGTTATGTGGATGCCAATCAATGCTATCGATTCATCAACCGCACCTATGAAGACTGGTTTCAGTGCAACCGGGATGACGTTTTAGGCAAACCGATTCGTGAACTTTTAGGAGAAGAGTCTTATCAAATTGCAGAACCTTACATTAATCAAGCACTGGCAGGACAACCCACAACCTATGAAACCGAAATTCCCTGTGTGTTTGGCAAAAAGTATACCAGCGGCTTCCTGATACCCGATATCGATTCCGATGGGCAGGTGCGAGGATACTACGGGCTAATCACCGATATTAGCGATCGCAAGCGTGCCGAGGAAGCCTCGATTTTAGAAGAACGCAACCGCATGGCGCGAGAAATTCACGACACGTTAGCTCAATCATTTACGGGGATTTTAGTCCAAGTCGGAGGAGCAACCCAGGTACTGATGGATGATGTCGAAGCAACCCAGGCGCATCTGGATATGATTGATGAATTGGCACGAATTGGGCTGAGTGAAGCGCGGCGATCGGTGTCAGCCCTTCGTCCCCAACTGTTAGAAGAAGGCGATTTATCAAGTGCCCTTCATCGGTTGGTAGCTCAAATGCGATCGACGACGGATACAGCTTTAATCTACGAGATGCAGGGTACAGTCTATCCCTTGCCGGCTGAGGTGGAAAATAACTTACTCCGAATTGGACAGGAGGCGTTGACGAATGCCATTAAATACGCCTACGCTCATGAAATTCGAGTCGAGTTAGTTTACGAAACTATTCAGTGCATATTACGGATCAAAGACGATGGGCAGGGCTTTGGAGTGGGGAGTATTCCATCAAACGGTGGATTTGGCTTACTAGGAATGAGTGAACGAGCAGATCGAATCGGAGCGAAATTGACAATTCAGAGTCAACCAGGGCAGGGTACAGAAATTGTAGTGGTGATTGGGGTGTAG
- a CDS encoding four helix bundle protein — protein sequence MGKLESYRDLEAWKVSMRLAKEVYQATEVIPKHEIYGLTSQIRRACVSVPTNMAEGYGRNHRKELYESAGRLLNRLLQSLQRRIDTP from the coding sequence ATGGGTAAGTTAGAGAGTTATCGTGATTTGGAGGCTTGGAAAGTATCAATGCGATTGGCAAAGGAAGTTTATCAAGCGACAGAAGTTATACCCAAGCATGAAATTTATGGATTAACTTCGCAGATCCGTAGAGCTTGTGTTTCTGTGCCCACCAACATGGCTGAGGGGTATGGACGAAATCATCGTAAGGAGTTGTATGAAAGTGCAGGACGTTTGCTTAACCGTCTCCTTCAAAGCCTTCAAAGGAGGATAGACACCCCTTGA
- a CDS encoding response regulator — MTTPHPASHTPHLTPQIRVLIADDHSIFRQGLATIIDRNPEMQVIAQADDGQQAIALFREHQPDVTLMDLRMPQVGGVEAITAICAEFKSARIIVLTTYDGDEDIYRGLQAGAKGYLLKDSKPDELLDAIRIVHRGQQYIPPDVGAKLVQRMGNPELSERELEVLRSMAQGMTNQDIAAALNIGESTVKSHVNRILGKLGVSDRTQAVIIAVKRGIVSL, encoded by the coding sequence TTGACTACTCCACACCCCGCATCCCATACCCCACACCTCACACCCCAAATCCGAGTTCTTATTGCTGACGATCATTCCATCTTCAGACAAGGATTGGCAACAATTATTGACCGTAACCCAGAAATGCAGGTGATTGCTCAAGCAGACGATGGACAACAGGCGATCGCCCTTTTCCGTGAACACCAACCGGATGTCACGTTAATGGATTTACGAATGCCCCAGGTTGGAGGAGTAGAAGCCATTACCGCGATTTGTGCTGAATTTAAATCGGCTCGAATTATTGTACTGACCACCTATGATGGTGACGAGGACATTTATAGGGGTTTACAAGCAGGAGCGAAAGGATATCTACTGAAGGATTCAAAACCCGACGAACTGCTTGATGCAATTCGTATCGTGCATCGAGGTCAGCAGTACATTCCACCCGATGTTGGGGCAAAACTGGTGCAACGGATGGGCAATCCAGAGCTGAGTGAACGAGAGCTAGAAGTACTCCGTTCAATGGCGCAGGGTATGACGAATCAAGATATTGCGGCTGCACTGAATATTGGTGAGAGTACGGTCAAGTCTCATGTCAATCGAATTTTGGGCAAATTGGGAGTGAGCGATCGCACGCAAGCTGTGATTATTGCGGTTAAACGTGGAATTGTCAGTTTGTAG
- a CDS encoding DsbA family protein: MSNDYKHHPLIVLPSTHDHIQGVLNSTVVLVMYGDYQDSRSADVYRLIKVIQHHVVSLGENFLCFVFRHFPQTQIHPQAQRAAEAVEAAAFQGQFWQMHDSLFTHQRMLGDGYLIEYANDLGLDTCQFLRDMCQHVHLDRIHQDIESGIQSGVIHTPTLFINGIRYCDRWTIERLMAAIFAPNN; encoded by the coding sequence GTGAGCAATGACTACAAACATCATCCATTAATCGTTCTACCTTCAACACATGACCACATTCAAGGTGTACTCAATTCTACTGTGGTGTTGGTCATGTACGGGGATTATCAAGATTCTCGAAGTGCAGACGTTTATCGCTTGATTAAAGTCATTCAACACCACGTTGTTTCACTTGGAGAGAATTTTTTGTGTTTTGTCTTTCGTCATTTTCCACAAACGCAAATTCATCCCCAGGCTCAGCGTGCAGCTGAAGCAGTTGAGGCAGCCGCTTTTCAAGGACAGTTTTGGCAGATGCACGACAGTCTATTCACCCATCAACGGATGTTAGGGGACGGCTATTTAATCGAGTACGCCAATGATTTAGGACTCGATACCTGCCAATTTCTACGAGATATGTGCCAACACGTCCATCTTGATCGCATTCATCAGGACATTGAAAGCGGAATTCAAAGTGGAGTAATCCATACCCCAACGTTGTTTATTAATGGCATTCGCTATTGCGATCGCTGGACTATTGAACGGTTGATGGCAGCCATCTTTGCTCCAAATAATTAG
- a CDS encoding cupin domain-containing protein produces MLTNPMNHNGLVVQPDQGKSYWVLGDLYTFKTVSQDTNGMYSLMEMVVYPQTGSPLHIHSREDESFLVQSGEIQFQIEEQTLTATSGTFIYSPRGQRHRFANISDQPAKVLCWMTPAGLEQFFMEIGTPADDPTAPPPPVTEADIQKTIALAPQYGLTILPPANS; encoded by the coding sequence ATGTTAACAAATCCAATGAATCACAACGGTCTTGTAGTACAACCCGATCAGGGAAAGTCTTACTGGGTGCTGGGCGATTTATACACCTTTAAGACAGTGAGCCAGGATACAAATGGGATGTATTCACTGATGGAAATGGTTGTTTATCCTCAGACTGGTTCTCCTCTGCACATTCACAGTCGCGAAGACGAATCTTTCTTGGTGCAATCGGGAGAAATCCAGTTCCAAATTGAGGAACAAACTCTGACAGCAACCTCCGGGACATTCATCTACTCACCGAGAGGTCAGCGTCATCGGTTTGCCAACATTAGTGACCAGCCTGCAAAAGTACTTTGTTGGATGACTCCGGCTGGATTGGAACAATTTTTCATGGAAATTGGCACCCCGGCTGATGATCCAACCGCACCGCCACCCCCTGTCACAGAAGCAGACATTCAAAAGACGATCGCTTTAGCTCCCCAATACGGCCTAACCATTCTTCCCCCAGCTAACAGCTAA
- a CDS encoding dioxygenase family protein: MQNITLDTITQAVVNHGDRGKSNPRLHEVYASLVQHLHDFVREVNLTEPELQQGRDFLNQASHYTQEIPTGEIHLLTDLLGISELVELLQDTHHSTESNLEGPLYVPHAPERQMGDPLGGICEAARIGIDPEGDALFLSGRVLDVKGQPIANALIEVWQPNSKGLYDIQDSSQPQGNFRGRFKTDASGQYAFETVVPLGYNVPANGPSGELLRLLGRHTWRAAHIHFKLSAPEYTPLTTQIFIAGDPHLDSDTTFAVRSAVVQLKKHEAPEELKVRQQSKPFYTTEFDFVLSLITP, translated from the coding sequence ATGCAAAACATCACACTTGACACGATTACTCAAGCGGTTGTGAACCATGGCGATCGCGGCAAATCTAATCCACGATTGCATGAAGTTTACGCAAGCTTGGTTCAACATCTGCATGACTTTGTGCGTGAGGTGAATTTGACGGAACCTGAATTACAACAGGGACGCGATTTTCTGAATCAGGCAAGCCATTACACTCAAGAAATTCCGACTGGAGAAATCCATTTGTTGACGGATTTATTGGGAATTTCGGAGTTGGTAGAATTGCTGCAAGATACCCATCACAGTACAGAAAGTAATTTGGAAGGTCCGTTGTATGTGCCGCATGCACCAGAACGGCAGATGGGCGACCCCCTTGGGGGTATCTGCGAAGCAGCGCGCATCGGCATTGATCCAGAAGGTGACGCGCTGTTTCTCTCAGGTAGGGTTTTAGATGTAAAGGGTCAACCGATCGCCAATGCTCTGATTGAGGTATGGCAACCCAATTCTAAAGGGCTGTATGACATTCAGGATTCCTCTCAACCACAGGGGAACTTTCGGGGACGTTTCAAAACAGATGCCAGTGGACAGTATGCCTTTGAAACGGTGGTGCCTCTGGGTTACAACGTGCCTGCCAACGGTCCATCAGGTGAATTGCTGCGGTTGCTAGGACGGCATACCTGGCGGGCGGCTCACATTCATTTCAAACTCAGTGCTCCGGAATACACTCCGCTGACTACTCAAATTTTTATCGCTGGCGATCCTCATCTGGATTCTGATACAACTTTTGCAGTGCGATCGGCAGTTGTTCAATTGAAAAAACACGAAGCACCAGAAGAACTGAAGGTGCGACAGCAAAGTAAACCATTTTACACAACTGAGTTTGATTTTGTGTTGAGTTTGATTACACCTTAA
- a CDS encoding DUF981 family protein: protein MFIDYITLMLINLVARLVLLVTYVYFGLEKPNQKHWIPSFGVVGVISLVTGLHMTLEEGELP from the coding sequence ATGTTTATTGATTACATCACACTTATGCTCATAAATCTGGTAGCTAGACTCGTTCTGCTAGTGACCTATGTGTATTTTGGTCTTGAGAAACCCAATCAGAAACACTGGATTCCAAGCTTTGGTGTCGTTGGTGTGATCTCGTTAGTTACTGGCTTGCACATGACGTTAGAGGAGGGGGAATTACCATGA
- a CDS encoding Gfo/Idh/MocA family protein: protein MRNGKIGVGLIGVHPSRGWAMTAHIPALQTSPDFEIVALTNSNLGVANDAALKFNVPHAFQHHEELLAHPDVDLVVVTVKVPYHFELVSAAIQARKAVYCEWPLGNGLHEAIELEQLAEKYNIHTVVGLQSRAMPEVNFIRDLIHDGYVGEVLSASLIGSGIIGGATIPEQFAYTLNPKNGAGMINVAFAHAIDSVSYVLNSRLSEVMATLDTRRKMVQIVETGTMVAMETPDQIAISGKMANGVVISAHFRGGLSRGSNFRLEINGTEGDLIVTSSLGYPGVGETKIQAAQGADAAVRDLDIPQKYVTANAEIGVIATTVSNNYALLASDLKNGTKTAPSFADAVTLHRLIDAVEQSAATGSRQHF from the coding sequence ATGAGAAACGGAAAAATTGGCGTAGGTCTTATCGGTGTTCATCCCTCCCGTGGATGGGCGATGACTGCTCACATCCCTGCACTACAAACATCACCCGACTTTGAAATCGTTGCGCTGACAAATTCAAATCTAGGTGTAGCGAACGACGCCGCGCTCAAATTTAATGTACCCCATGCCTTTCAACATCACGAGGAGTTGTTAGCACATCCAGATGTCGATTTAGTTGTTGTCACCGTTAAAGTGCCTTATCACTTTGAATTAGTGAGTGCTGCAATCCAGGCTAGAAAAGCAGTGTATTGTGAATGGCCTTTGGGGAATGGGCTACACGAGGCAATTGAGCTAGAGCAACTTGCTGAAAAATATAACATTCATACAGTAGTGGGACTACAATCTCGCGCGATGCCAGAAGTGAATTTCATCCGAGACTTAATTCACGACGGTTATGTAGGCGAGGTTTTATCTGCATCACTAATTGGGTCAGGAATCATCGGTGGAGCAACCATTCCTGAACAATTTGCTTACACCTTGAATCCCAAAAATGGCGCGGGCATGATCAATGTTGCTTTTGCCCACGCGATCGATTCTGTAAGTTATGTGTTGAACTCTAGATTAAGTGAGGTGATGGCAACATTAGACACCCGAAGAAAGATGGTGCAGATCGTTGAGACGGGCACTATGGTTGCAATGGAAACACCCGATCAAATTGCCATCAGCGGCAAAATGGCAAACGGTGTTGTGATTTCTGCCCATTTCCGAGGGGGGTTATCACGCGGCAGTAATTTTAGATTAGAGATTAATGGAACAGAAGGGGATTTAATTGTCACCAGTTCACTGGGCTATCCTGGCGTTGGTGAAACGAAGATCCAAGCTGCTCAAGGTGCTGATGCGGCTGTGCGAGATCTTGATATTCCACAAAAGTATGTAACGGCAAATGCAGAGATAGGGGTTATTGCAACAACCGTTTCCAATAACTATGCCCTTCTTGCGAGTGACCTCAAAAATGGCACAAAAACGGCACCGTCATTTGCAGACGCTGTGACTTTGCACCGTCTTATTGATGCGGTTGAACAATCGGCTGCAACGGGTAGTAGACAACATTTCTAA
- a CDS encoding glucose 1-dehydrogenase, whose product MKLTGKKALITGGNSGIGFATARLFIQEGAEVAITGRDQTTLDAAVEELGANAVAYRADVTDSTTRTDLFDKLGHQFGELDIVFANAGISARTPVGSTDEAIFENIIRVNLTGAFLTVQAALPLLKDGSSIILNGSIIASQGRIGSQGRGGHAAYAASKAGIVGMARSLASDLAPRRIRVNVVAPGATKTPIWSRNPLPPEQADEMAKRLAATIPLGRWGEADEIAKAVLFLASDDASYVNSVELFVDGGVVGSPYGGAVFQSA is encoded by the coding sequence ATGAAACTTACAGGTAAAAAGGCATTGATTACCGGAGGCAACAGCGGTATTGGTTTTGCTACGGCTCGGCTCTTCATCCAGGAAGGGGCTGAGGTAGCCATCACGGGCCGCGATCAAACAACACTGGATGCCGCTGTTGAGGAGTTGGGCGCGAACGCTGTTGCCTATCGTGCAGATGTGACGGACTCCACTACTCGCACCGACCTTTTCGATAAACTCGGTCATCAGTTTGGCGAATTGGATATTGTCTTCGCTAATGCTGGTATCTCTGCAAGAACGCCTGTTGGCAGCACTGACGAAGCCATTTTTGAGAACATCATTCGCGTGAATTTAACAGGTGCTTTTCTGACCGTACAAGCCGCATTACCGTTACTCAAAGATGGTTCTTCTATCATCTTGAACGGCTCAATTATTGCTTCACAGGGGCGTATTGGTTCACAGGGGCGAGGCGGGCATGCAGCCTACGCAGCAAGTAAGGCGGGTATTGTCGGTATGGCGCGATCGCTAGCATCCGATCTCGCACCGCGCCGCATTCGGGTGAATGTCGTTGCACCAGGAGCAACAAAGACCCCAATCTGGAGCCGTAATCCCTTACCACCTGAGCAAGCAGATGAAATGGCAAAGCGTTTAGCAGCAACGATTCCACTGGGGCGTTGGGGAGAAGCAGACGAAATCGCCAAAGCTGTTCTCTTCCTCGCTTCGGATGATGCCTCCTATGTGAACTCTGTCGAACTTTTTGTCGATGGCGGTGTAGTCGGTTCTCCGTATGGTGGAGCAGTTTTTCAAAGTGCGTAA